A single genomic interval of Sebastes umbrosus isolate fSebUmb1 chromosome 9, fSebUmb1.pri, whole genome shotgun sequence harbors:
- the psmd10 gene encoding 26S proteasome non-ATPase regulatory subunit 10 yields the protein MAGSVSDVEVCNFAYTGQFEKLKECILSDKSLACKTDQDRRTALHWACSAGHTDIVEFLLDLGVEVNLQDDALWTPLHIAASAGREDIVTSLISKGAQLNSVNQNGCTALHYAASKDRYEIALLLLENGADPNVKDKYESTPLHRASSKGNHRLIQLLLKQSASTNIQDSQGNTALHLACDEERVEAAKVLVEHGASIYIENKEEKTPLQLAKGGLGNILRRIVEG from the exons ATGGCGGGTTCTGTATCAGATGTGGAAGTGTGTAATTTTGCTTACACGGGACAGTTTGAGAAATTAAAAGAGTGCATTCTGTCAGATAAATCGCTTGCCTGCAAAACGGACCAG GACCGTAGGACCGCTCTGCACTGGGCTTGTTCTGCTGGACACACCGACATTGTGGAGTTTCTGCTTGACCTGGGAGTTGAAGTGAATCTGCAAGATGAT GCTTTGTGGACGCCTCTTCACATTGCAGCATCTGCAGGCAGAGAAGATATAGTGACATCTCTAATATCTAAAGGAGCTCAGTTGAATTCAGTCAATCAAAATGGATGCACCGCTCTTCACTACGCCGCCTCTAAAGACAGATATGAG ATCGCACTGCTGTTGTTGGAAAACGGAGCAGACCCCAATGTCAAGGACAAGTATGAGTCCACTCCCCTTCACAGAGCGTCTTCAAAGGGCAACCACCGCCTCATCCAGCTGCTTCTCAAACAGAGCGCCTCGACCAACATCCAGGACTCACAGGGCAACACAGCACT CCACCTGGCGTGCGATGAGGAGCGTGTGGAAGCAGCCAAGGTGCTGGTGGAACACGGGGCCAGCATCTACATCGAGAACAAGGAGGAGAAGACCCCCCTCCAGCTAGCCAAGGGCGGCCTGGGCAACATACTTCGTCGTATTGTGGAGGGATGA